The DNA region GCCCGCGCGAGAACCTACGGCGGGACGTGCAACAACAGCGATGGGGCGGGTTCGCCACGGAAGTGAGCTTCAGTGGCGGAGACGAGGAACTCGAAGACGGACCGGCCTTGCGTCGCGCAAGTGGCGATGACCGTCCAGATGCGCTCGCACCACTCGCGGCCCTTCGCACTTCGGGTCCCCTGGGTCACCACCCTGTCGAGGACAACGAACCGGATCGCCTGTTCAGCGAGGTTATTCGTCGGCTCGATCCCCGGTGTCGTGATGAACTGGAAGTAAGCCTTGCCGTGCTCGCGGAACCGCTTGGCGAGGTTCTGGGATTCTCTGTGCTCCGGGACGTCAGAGGTCGCGATCTCGATGATCTCGTCACGCTTCTCCTCCAGCAGCGCCTTGAAGTTCGAGGCCGGCAAGGCCTGGCGGCTGTGGATCAGGCTGAACATGTCGCGGATCGCGTCCAAGAGCCGCTCGCCGTAGGCGACTGCTTTGCGAGAACGCATCTTCGTCAGGAACCTGACGTCACGGATGAGGTGCGCGAGGCAGAACTGCACGAGAACGTGGCAGTCCTTCATGTACTTGCGGTAGGCCGAGAAGTAGTCGCAGCCGATGACCCCCTCGAAGTCTTCGCCGAGGATGTCGAGAAGAACGTTCGATCCTCGCGACTCCGAGATGTTGAACAGCGTGAAGGAGTCTGCCCGGAAGCACCAGGTCCAGTACTTCGCGCCGTTCTCCTTGTGCCCTGTCTCGTCCACGTTGAGAAACGACTGC from bacterium includes:
- a CDS encoding IS66 family transposase, whose amino-acid sequence is MATGGSDRALINELLAEIRCLRARIDEQDKLIAAQQARISHLESELAKARKDSSTSSKPPSSDIVKPPKAPKKKGKRKKGGQPGHPKHEREPFAPEEIDNAYEYRLGGCPKCGDRLVDAAGYEDRIVQQAETEARPPNVDEHRSIARWCETCEEIHYAPLPAEVQKGQLAGPRLTALVAFLKGVCHASFSTIRKYLRDVVGLTVSRGYLRKLVGKVSDALEAAYNEVLASVSSQSFLNVDETGHKENGAKYWTWCFRADSFTLFNISESRGSNVLLDILGEDFEGVIGCDYFSAYRKYMKDCHVLVQFCLAHLIRDVRFLTKMRSRKAVAYGERLLDAIRDMFSLIHSRQALPASNFKALLEEKRDEIIEIATSDVPEHRESQNLAKRFREHGKAYFQFITTPGIEPTNNLAEQAIRFVVLDRVVTQGTRSAKGREWCERIWTVIATCATQGRSVFEFLVSATEAHFRGEPAPSLLLHVPP